One stretch of Candidatus Poribacteria bacterium DNA includes these proteins:
- the nusB gene encoding transcription antitermination factor NusB, translating into MFSRRQSRIAAMQMLYQIQLTETPAQTVIDGFSQRQDTSAEPCSFAVQLVEGTTAHLESIDTLLQNTSKNWKLHRMPIVDLSILRCATYEILYLTDVDPATAINEAVEIAKSYSTPDSPKFINGVLDNIRKKHLNPPNHQNICP; encoded by the coding sequence ATGTTCTCTCGCAGACAATCACGCATCGCAGCGATGCAAATGCTATATCAAATTCAACTTACTGAGACACCGGCGCAAACGGTCATAGATGGGTTTTCACAGCGTCAAGATACATCAGCAGAGCCTTGCTCTTTTGCCGTGCAACTCGTTGAAGGCACCACTGCACATCTCGAATCTATTGATACGCTGCTTCAAAACACCTCTAAAAACTGGAAACTCCACCGAATGCCTATCGTAGACCTCTCAATCCTACGATGCGCGACTTATGAGATACTCTATCTCACTGACGTTGATCCAGCCACCGCGATCAATGAGGCTGTTGAGATTGCCAAGTCTTACAGCACGCCAGACTCGCCTAAATTCATTAATGGTGTCTTAGATAATATCCGAAAAAAACACCTGAACCCACCAAATCATCAAAATATCTGTCCATGA
- a CDS encoding NHL repeat-containing protein has protein sequence MSKLRNFILCLLFLFSMSLNAAGEFKFVSEFGGKGEGEAQFAETLFMAFGPDGAIYITDTDNFRIQKFDETGSFVFDIQMAADSEFRFINPTDIVVGTNNAIYVMDWMFIEISNPTPQVPPELKIFNYAPCVHKFDAHGTFVATYPIQDFSKRVAPLEAASPGLDADGNYILIIPQGDTKRNFLLTVDRRGNLYVCDAGGRNKRIFKLDANGKPLARYPLRQSRTGDFIYPVDITVDETGNFYIVDEKGHRVLKYGADGEFLKAFGEYGDAAGQFIEPFQIAALEDGTLLIADTAKYLKDFVSTLPMRLDDPTRRLTDVTRLFRYRLKRIQRFTTDGVYTQKLLIPFQREVETDVALQLKGIDGTGNLYYLNPAELRFRKYAPTQSLISPMFQTELKLRYTRDLHDVEIDNQDDLDADLYTKSDFDEQIVQDTADANLIVSYDINEAYRLALSNRLTFIRSTDTSYYRARDFEDFRGRFNQDDRTTETSWDDRVQLDFTWIRDHSLYNYREARAFVYFSVVRVGFINDALDRFNFRYFDFNANLSDWGAGIYYDLSRTFRLNFEVTHFFGENRYTYVDETNVLYATGFQEADLIRAVLLINGVF, from the coding sequence ATGTCTAAACTAAGAAACTTTATACTCTGTCTTCTGTTCTTATTTTCGATGTCTCTAAACGCCGCTGGAGAATTCAAATTTGTTAGTGAGTTCGGTGGAAAAGGGGAAGGCGAGGCGCAATTCGCAGAAACCTTATTTATGGCGTTCGGGCCTGACGGTGCCATATACATTACAGATACGGATAACTTCAGAATCCAAAAATTCGATGAAACCGGAAGTTTTGTATTCGACATTCAGATGGCGGCAGACAGCGAATTTCGATTCATCAATCCTACAGATATTGTTGTAGGGACGAACAATGCTATCTATGTAATGGATTGGATGTTCATTGAGATTTCCAACCCAACGCCGCAAGTGCCACCGGAACTAAAAATCTTCAACTACGCGCCATGCGTCCATAAATTCGACGCGCACGGTACCTTTGTCGCAACCTACCCAATTCAGGATTTCAGCAAACGGGTGGCACCCCTTGAAGCAGCCAGCCCCGGACTCGATGCCGACGGCAATTATATCCTCATTATTCCGCAGGGCGACACAAAGCGCAATTTTTTGCTAACTGTAGACAGACGCGGCAATCTCTATGTCTGTGATGCTGGAGGTCGAAACAAACGCATTTTCAAACTCGATGCTAATGGCAAACCTCTTGCTCGCTATCCGCTCAGACAATCCAGAACGGGAGACTTTATCTATCCCGTCGATATAACCGTTGACGAAACCGGAAACTTCTATATTGTTGATGAAAAAGGGCACCGCGTGCTGAAATATGGTGCTGATGGGGAATTTTTAAAGGCTTTCGGCGAATATGGAGACGCAGCGGGGCAATTTATTGAGCCTTTCCAGATAGCGGCTTTGGAAGACGGAACGCTGCTCATCGCCGATACAGCGAAGTATCTTAAAGATTTCGTCTCCACGCTTCCAATGCGACTTGATGATCCAACGAGACGGCTTACCGATGTAACCCGCCTGTTTCGCTATCGTCTAAAACGGATTCAGCGATTTACCACTGATGGCGTGTACACCCAAAAACTGCTGATTCCGTTCCAGCGGGAGGTTGAAACGGATGTCGCACTCCAACTCAAAGGCATTGATGGTACTGGAAACCTTTACTACCTCAATCCAGCCGAATTGCGATTTAGGAAGTATGCACCAACGCAATCCCTAATCTCGCCGATGTTCCAAACAGAACTCAAACTCCGTTATACACGCGACTTGCACGACGTTGAAATTGACAATCAAGATGACTTAGACGCGGACCTTTATACCAAATCTGATTTTGACGAACAGATTGTTCAGGATACAGCAGATGCAAATCTAATTGTATCTTACGACATCAACGAAGCCTACCGACTCGCGCTCTCCAACAGGCTTACTTTTATCCGATCCACCGATACAAGTTACTATCGCGCACGGGATTTTGAAGATTTCCGTGGACGTTTCAATCAAGATGATAGAACGACGGAAACCTCTTGGGACGATCGAGTCCAGCTTGATTTCACGTGGATACGCGACCATAGCCTCTACAATTACCGAGAAGCGCGTGCATTCGTCTACTTCAGTGTTGTCCGCGTCGGTTTTATTAACGATGCCCTTGACCGGTTCAACTTCCGATACTTCGACTTCAACGCGAATCTCTCTGACTGGGGCGCAGGCATATATTACGACTTGAGCCGAACGTTCCGTCTGAATTTTGAAGTCACACACTTTTTCGGTGAGAATAGATATACGTATGTTGATGAGACAAATGTCCTCTATGCCACCGGTTTTCAAGAAGCGGATCTCATACGCGCCGTTTTGTTGATAAATGGAGTCTTTTAA
- a CDS encoding peptidyl-alpha-hydroxyglycine alpha-amidating lyase family protein: MATFGTGDYQYEVVEEWGMIPQLGLVSGVACDSNDRVYVYNRSPQPAMLVFEADGTFVTEWGKDIFQKPHGIWISPDDEIYTTDTVDHTVRKFSLDGELLETFGTVNQPGAPGGPFNEPTRAVLSASGEMYVSDGYGQSRVHRMTADGEVIVSWGAPGTGPGEFNLPHDVTVDHNDRVYILDRGNLRCQIFNNDGEYLTEWTDLRSPNDLFIDSDNVIHIAEGGQRISIMTLEGEVIGRWGEKGSNPGQFSDSPHGIWIDSNGNIYVSEVVADRRFQKFARI; encoded by the coding sequence ATGGCAACTTTTGGAACAGGTGATTATCAATATGAGGTCGTAGAAGAGTGGGGGATGATTCCCCAACTCGGACTCGTTTCAGGGGTGGCGTGTGACTCAAATGATCGCGTCTACGTCTACAATCGGAGTCCACAACCCGCAATGCTCGTTTTTGAGGCTGACGGCACATTCGTCACCGAATGGGGCAAGGATATCTTCCAGAAACCGCATGGCATCTGGATTAGCCCCGATGACGAAATTTACACCACAGACACTGTCGATCACACTGTTCGGAAATTTTCGCTTGACGGCGAACTGTTGGAGACATTCGGCACTGTCAATCAACCCGGAGCACCAGGCGGTCCCTTTAATGAACCCACACGTGCTGTCCTCTCGGCATCGGGTGAGATGTACGTCTCTGACGGCTACGGACAATCGCGGGTACACCGAATGACCGCAGACGGCGAAGTCATCGTTTCGTGGGGTGCACCAGGCACGGGACCGGGAGAATTTAATCTACCGCACGATGTCACCGTAGACCACAACGATCGCGTCTATATTCTCGACCGCGGGAACCTCCGCTGCCAGATTTTCAACAATGACGGTGAATACTTGACCGAGTGGACAGACCTCCGCTCGCCGAACGATCTCTTTATTGATAGTGATAATGTCATCCACATCGCCGAGGGTGGACAACGCATCAGCATCATGACGCTTGAGGGCGAAGTCATCGGACGATGGGGGGAGAAAGGAAGTAATCCTGGTCAATTCAGTGATTCCCCACACGGCATCTGGATCGATTCAAATGGGAACATTTACGTCAGTGAAGTCGTCGCCGACAGACGTTTCCAAAAATTCGCGAGGATTTAG
- a CDS encoding DUF1932 domain-containing protein codes for MPNTVGILSPGDMGHTVGDVLRQNGLRVITCLQGRSKRTRELAEKAGIQDVPTYPQLVTEVDLILSIMVPAQAMSAASAIAEALQQTNATLTYADCNAIAPQTVRKLGKVITEAGGTFVDASIIGPPPRNPGATRFYASGPDLSLFSELSNHGLDVRPLSDEIGHASAIKMCYASLTKGLTALCTELLTAAQVLGVSEALTAEFQLSQSALFERMEKGLPGMPPKARRWIGEMEEISATFAYVGLTPNILTGAADMYRFVGDTHLADLPPEARDQFPTLAELIEILAKSLKSE; via the coding sequence ATGCCAAACACTGTCGGAATTTTAAGTCCTGGGGATATGGGACACACCGTCGGAGATGTGCTTCGTCAAAATGGTTTGCGCGTTATCACCTGTTTGCAAGGAAGAAGCAAACGCACGCGGGAGCTCGCAGAAAAAGCAGGTATCCAAGATGTCCCAACATACCCACAATTGGTAACCGAAGTAGACCTTATCCTCTCAATCATGGTGCCAGCACAGGCGATGTCTGCCGCTTCTGCAATCGCAGAAGCACTTCAACAGACAAACGCGACGCTAACTTATGCCGACTGCAACGCCATCGCACCACAGACGGTTCGCAAATTGGGAAAGGTCATTACCGAAGCAGGTGGGACTTTCGTCGATGCTTCCATTATCGGGCCACCCCCGCGGAATCCGGGAGCAACCCGATTTTATGCCTCAGGACCCGATCTCAGTCTATTCTCAGAACTCAGTAATCACGGCTTGGATGTACGACCACTCAGTGATGAGATTGGACACGCTTCTGCGATTAAGATGTGCTACGCATCCTTAACAAAAGGCTTAACTGCTCTCTGCACGGAATTGCTTACAGCGGCGCAGGTTTTGGGTGTTTCAGAAGCACTCACCGCCGAATTTCAGTTGAGTCAGTCTGCACTGTTTGAACGGATGGAGAAGGGATTGCCGGGTATGCCTCCTAAGGCGAGACGTTGGATAGGTGAGATGGAGGAGATTTCAGCGACCTTTGCATACGTCGGATTGACACCGAATATCTTAACAGGCGCAGCGGATATGTACCGCTTTGTAGGTGACACGCATCTCGCTGATCTTCCCCCAGAGGCACGCGACCAATTTCCGACTTTAGCGGAGCTCATCGAAATCTTGGCGAAAAGCCTTAAATCGGAGTAG
- a CDS encoding kelch repeat-containing protein — protein sequence MPEAKSSHTATTINGKIYVMGGFFRGDGRDFRYLSTIDIYHPETGRWTQKPDMPVGKSGHTAEVIKGKIYVFGGHIEDAEEALLTVEVYDTGEFPQSVDPTGKLVKTWGSFKKIGAEK from the coding sequence ATGCCTGAGGCAAAATCGAGTCATACTGCAACTACCATTAACGGAAAAATCTATGTGATGGGCGGATTTTTTCGAGGTGACGGACGGGATTTTAGGTATCTTTCAACGATTGACATCTACCACCCTGAAACGGGTCGTTGGACGCAGAAACCCGACATGCCGGTTGGCAAATCCGGACATACCGCCGAAGTCATAAAGGGAAAAATTTACGTCTTTGGTGGACACATCGAGGATGCAGAAGAGGCACTGCTCACTGTCGAGGTTTATGACACGGGAGAATTTCCTCAGAGCGTCGATCCAACGGGTAAACTCGTTAAAACGTGGGGAAGTTTTAAAAAAATTGGCGCAGAGAAGTAG
- a CDS encoding dockerin type I domain-containing protein, whose product MKTTRFSILVGLLAIFTIVPNTFAQDYTTLELPEGAKARLGKGKINEIKYSPDGTRLAVVSAIGIWIYDAQTDEALELIKGHTAEVNSVAFSSDGNTLASGSADSTIRLWDANTGSHLHTLTGHTKPGRNFIRSGVLSVAFSPDSTIIASGSTDNTVRLWDTNTGLHLRTLTGHAAGVNSVAFHPDGATLASGSWDRTARLWDVNTGSELKTLTWHTIPVASVAFSPDGATLASGSWDRTIRLWDANTGLHLRAFTGHTTGVNSVAFRPDSTALASGSDDNTVRLWDVNTGDHLHTLTGHTAEVIGVAFRPDGTTLASGSEDGTVRFWDANTGSELRTLTGHTAGVISVAFSPDRMTIASGSEDGTVRLWDANTGLHLRTLTGHTNTVNSLSFSPDGTILASGSYDDTARLWDANTGHHLHTLTEHRDWIRDVAFSPDGTIIVTASGDRTIRLWDVNTGSELRTLTGHTHWVRSASFSPDGTTIVSGGYDDTVRLWDANTGNELHTLTGHTAGAASVLFSPDGTIIASGSYDDTVRLWDANTGHHLHTLTGHTDSIVSISFSPDGTLASGSWDRTVRLWDVNTGSELRTLAGHADDVDGVAFGPDGNTLVSGSKDGTVLVWELNPSTTSSAIEPPRPKEDVTGDGLVNIQDLVSVASNLGQSGSDLGQSGNKAADVNGDGTVNIQDLVLVASALGSGGSAPALNAQVLQTFSTVDLEKWIQETQQLPLTDPTFQRGFLILQQLLARLTPKQTALLPNYPNPFNPETWIPYQLSKPAHVEISIHAADGKLVRRLALGTQGAGIYESRSRAVHWDGKNALGESVASGVYFYTLTAGNFKATRRMLILK is encoded by the coding sequence ATGAAAACCACACGATTTTCGATTTTAGTTGGACTTTTGGCGATATTTACGATTGTACCGAACACCTTCGCGCAAGACTACACAACATTGGAATTACCTGAAGGTGCTAAAGCACGTCTCGGTAAAGGAAAAATAAATGAAATAAAGTATTCCCCAGATGGCACACGTCTGGCAGTTGTAAGTGCTATAGGTATTTGGATTTACGATGCACAAACTGACGAAGCACTTGAACTGATCAAAGGACATACGGCTGAGGTTAATAGCGTAGCGTTTAGTTCAGATGGCAATACCCTCGCAAGCGGGAGTGCGGACAGCACCATCCGTCTCTGGGATGCGAACACAGGGAGCCATCTCCACACACTCACAGGGCATACGAAGCCGGGCAGAAACTTTATTAGGTCTGGGGTTCTCAGCGTAGCGTTTAGTCCGGATAGCACGATTATCGCCAGCGGGAGTACAGACAATACTGTCCGTCTTTGGGATACGAACACGGGTCTCCATCTGCGGACACTCACCGGGCATGCGGCTGGGGTCAACAGCGTAGCGTTTCATCCAGATGGTGCCACCCTCGCAAGTGGGAGTTGGGACCGCACTGCCCGTCTGTGGGATGTCAACACGGGTAGTGAACTTAAAACACTCACCTGGCATACGATTCCCGTCGCCAGTGTAGCGTTTAGTCCAGATGGTGCCACCCTCGCAAGTGGGAGTTGGGACCGCACCATCCGTCTTTGGGATGCGAACACGGGTCTCCATCTCCGTGCATTCACCGGACATACGACTGGGGTCAACAGCGTAGCATTTCGTCCGGACAGCACGGCTCTCGCCAGCGGGAGCGACGATAACACTGTCCGTCTCTGGGATGTCAACACAGGGGACCATCTCCACACACTCACAGGGCATACGGCTGAGGTCATTGGTGTAGCGTTTCGTCCTGATGGCACCACTCTCGCCAGCGGGAGTGAAGACGGCACTGTCCGTTTCTGGGATGCGAACACGGGGAGCGAGCTCCGAACGCTCACAGGACATACGGCTGGGGTCATCAGTGTAGCGTTTAGTCCAGATAGGATGACCATTGCAAGTGGGAGCGAGGACGGCACCGTCCGTCTCTGGGATGCGAACACGGGTCTCCATCTCCGCACACTCACCGGACATACGAATACGGTCAACAGCCTATCGTTTAGTCCGGATGGTACGATTCTCGCCAGCGGGAGTTATGACGACACTGCCCGTCTTTGGGATGCAAACACGGGGCACCACCTCCACACACTCACCGAACATAGAGATTGGATCAGAGATGTAGCGTTTAGTCCAGATGGAACAATCATCGTAACTGCGAGTGGTGATCGCACCATTCGTCTCTGGGATGTGAACACGGGGAGCGAGCTCCGAACACTCACAGGGCATACGCATTGGGTCAGAAGTGCGTCGTTTAGTCCGGATGGGACGACTATTGTCAGCGGAGGTTATGACGACACCGTCCGCTTGTGGGATGCGAACACGGGTAACGAACTCCACACACTCACAGGGCATACGGCTGGAGCCGCCAGCGTCCTGTTTAGTCCCGATGGCACTATCATCGCCAGTGGGAGTTATGACGACACCGTGCGTCTTTGGGATGCAAACACGGGGCACCATCTCCACACACTTACAGGGCATACGGATTCAATCGTCAGCATATCGTTTAGTCCCGATGGCACCCTCGCAAGTGGGAGTTGGGACCGCACCGTCCGTCTTTGGGATGTCAACACGGGGAGCGAGCTCCGCACGCTCGCTGGGCATGCGGATGACGTGGACGGTGTAGCGTTTGGTCCAGATGGCAATACCCTCGTCAGCGGGAGTAAGGACGGGACCGTACTCGTATGGGAACTCAATCCCTCCACGACATCAAGTGCTATTGAACCTCCAAGACCCAAAGAGGATGTCACTGGGGATGGTCTTGTTAACATCCAAGACCTTGTATCGGTCGCATCAAATCTTGGGCAATCAGGATCAGATCTTGGGCAATCGGGAAACAAGGCTGCGGATGTCAACGGTGATGGGACTGTCAATATACAGGACCTTGTCCTTGTTGCGAGTGCCTTAGGCTCAGGTGGTTCCGCGCCTGCTCTGAATGCCCAAGTCCTTCAAACGTTCAGCACTGTAGATTTAGAAAAATGGATTCAGGAAACCCAGCAATTACCGCTAACAGACCCGACTTTTCAACGCGGTTTTCTCATTCTACAACAACTCCTTGCAAGATTAACACCGAAACAGACGGCTTTATTGCCGAATTACCCGAATCCGTTTAACCCTGAAACATGGATACCGTATCAGTTGTCAAAACCTGCACATGTCGAAATCTCTATCCATGCGGCAGATGGGAAGTTAGTTCGAAGACTCGCGTTAGGCACGCAAGGAGCGGGCATCTATGAATCGCGTAGCCGTGCAGTGCATTGGGATGGTAAGAATGCGTTAGGAGAATCTGTTGCGAGTGGTGTCTATTTCTACACACTCACTGCGGGTAATTTCAAAGCAACGCGGCGGATGTTAATTTTAAAGTAG
- a CDS encoding sigma-70 family RNA polymerase sigma factor, with amino-acid sequence MEREDDVHLIRSILSGDDTAFSVLVRKHQKSIHALAWRKVGDFHAAEEITQDTFFQAYKNLAKLRNPNQFAGWAYVIANRLCLRWLKKNKSTIQSLEGTPMAEIEKSSYTRYVSEQREIEVREHRYERVKKLLAQLPESERTVVTLHYLGEMTAKEIGKFLGVSVNTIKSRLRRGIKRLRDQGEEFLVSETLGGIPFPAHVTERITRQVADISPTAPPVGKPLVPWVAFGTTVVLVLLMLGASNQILARFQKPYSFEAASERTIEIVDAPIVLDVAAKPAVRNQFGQAATPGKRSGSSPQVSDVTPTSVTSDDGTTFSTAQWTQGKGPPAGYIRDLFATPEGTVYAAASTGIYRLSADATAWIHVNASIPIGESRIPMAAHNGRLYVVSTDEIFTLDDNGETWRTLGPRPTGDAVGLIITEATHVRNAQTDRTMYLGLKDEGIFRSIDGGTQWQPFNDGLTVSEKISTLAAVGKTVFAGTENGLYRLDSDIWKKLPLDTPDAICSIAVSGKNLYVGTGSDLLVKLSDTELYEATKNTYSPPVKIFHSADLGVSWTEISHTGVHGLRHAHTGITVLARDETLLALSCNQFHSADGGQTWTELASDSGWLWHSSLPAVMVNKRTYYKARVWGIHRTTDGGESWHPFMNGIIGTHIVDLVGFNNKLYAHTGYEVYQSSDTGISWKKVPVDGQGVVLNPRTKHAGEAKFAVVGNTLYFVSSEAEEFQIFRLSTDGNMLIPVQGVPLFDRKTNSSYAIARMQIDAPYAITRLQGETAAAGSDAFYVEYQRGLFKWKVGDPEWTYTGLVDDSQGYDYWNAGKYRGGFKTAVSGETIYVGQRDGRLFQSLDEGHSWRDITSSLPLRFTHFKEITFIGSTLYVSTDAGVLTSQTGAHWQVLTDSAGARPTIDRFATDGIKVYGTGEAGVYCLDIRNRWQKISSESVNEVISLAVIKDRLYSAVNSRGIFHISFEE; translated from the coding sequence ATGGAACGAGAAGACGATGTTCATCTAATTCGCAGCATTTTGTCAGGTGACGACACGGCATTCAGTGTCTTAGTCCGAAAACACCAGAAGAGTATCCACGCGCTTGCGTGGCGGAAGGTTGGTGATTTTCACGCTGCTGAAGAGATTACGCAAGATACTTTCTTCCAAGCATACAAGAACCTCGCAAAATTAAGAAATCCGAATCAGTTTGCGGGATGGGCTTATGTAATTGCCAATCGACTTTGCCTGAGATGGCTTAAAAAGAACAAATCTACGATCCAATCCCTGGAGGGCACCCCCATGGCAGAGATTGAAAAATCCTCTTATACGCGTTATGTATCGGAGCAGCGGGAGATAGAGGTTAGGGAGCATCGCTATGAACGGGTGAAAAAACTTCTTGCACAGCTGCCAGAGAGTGAACGCACGGTGGTGACGCTCCATTATCTCGGAGAAATGACAGCAAAGGAAATTGGAAAATTTTTAGGTGTATCGGTCAACACGATTAAGAGTCGGCTTCGCCGCGGCATTAAGCGTTTACGAGATCAAGGGGAAGAGTTCTTAGTCAGTGAGACACTCGGAGGTATCCCATTTCCTGCTCATGTAACCGAGCGTATCACGCGACAAGTTGCCGATATTAGTCCGACAGCCCCTCCGGTTGGAAAACCGTTAGTGCCGTGGGTGGCTTTCGGGACAACTGTGGTTTTGGTTCTATTGATGCTCGGTGCAAGTAATCAAATTCTGGCTCGGTTTCAGAAGCCGTACAGTTTCGAGGCAGCATCGGAACGGACGATTGAAATCGTTGACGCGCCTATTGTCCTTGATGTTGCAGCGAAACCGGCAGTGCGGAACCAATTCGGTCAGGCAGCCACGCCCGGTAAGCGCAGTGGGAGCAGTCCGCAAGTTTCTGATGTGACACCAACGTCTGTTACGTCGGACGATGGCACCACATTTTCTACTGCACAATGGACGCAGGGAAAAGGACCGCCAGCGGGTTATATCCGTGACCTCTTCGCTACACCTGAAGGAACTGTGTATGCTGCTGCATCAACAGGAATTTACAGATTATCAGCAGATGCGACCGCATGGATACACGTCAACGCGAGTATCCCTATTGGTGAATCTCGAATACCGATGGCAGCGCATAACGGAAGGCTTTATGTTGTTTCTACAGATGAGATATTTACTTTAGATGATAACGGCGAAACGTGGAGGACGCTGGGCCCCCGACCAACTGGAGATGCTGTCGGACTCATCATTACAGAGGCGACACACGTGCGTAATGCGCAAACAGATAGGACAATGTATCTTGGGCTTAAAGATGAAGGGATTTTCCGATCTATAGATGGTGGGACGCAATGGCAGCCTTTTAATGATGGGTTGACGGTTTCCGAGAAAATTTCCACACTGGCCGCTGTTGGCAAAACAGTGTTTGCAGGCACAGAAAACGGACTCTACCGTCTTGATTCAGATATTTGGAAAAAACTGCCGTTGGATACACCAGATGCCATTTGTTCCATAGCAGTGTCCGGCAAGAATCTCTATGTTGGAACAGGTTCCGACCTGCTGGTGAAATTATCTGACACAGAACTCTATGAAGCAACGAAGAATACCTATTCGCCGCCAGTCAAGATCTTTCATTCAGCCGACTTGGGAGTTTCGTGGACCGAAATAAGTCACACCGGTGTACATGGTCTTAGACATGCACATACTGGTATAACGGTTTTAGCAAGAGATGAAACACTCTTAGCACTGAGTTGCAATCAATTTCATTCAGCAGATGGTGGACAAACTTGGACAGAACTTGCAAGCGACTCGGGTTGGTTGTGGCATAGTAGCCTTCCAGCTGTAATGGTAAACAAAAGAACGTATTATAAAGCGCGTGTATGGGGTATTCACCGCACGACTGACGGTGGTGAGTCATGGCATCCATTTATGAATGGCATAATTGGGACACATATAGTCGATCTGGTTGGGTTCAACAACAAACTCTACGCACATACTGGCTATGAAGTCTATCAATCATCCGACACCGGCATCTCTTGGAAAAAAGTGCCAGTTGATGGACAGGGAGTTGTGCTTAACCCCAGGACGAAACACGCGGGTGAGGCAAAGTTTGCGGTTGTTGGGAACACGCTTTATTTTGTTTCATCTGAAGCAGAGGAGTTCCAAATTTTCCGTCTATCTACAGATGGCAACATGCTAATCCCCGTTCAAGGTGTCCCGCTTTTTGATCGTAAAACAAACTCTTCTTATGCGATCGCTCGGATGCAAATTGATGCCCCTTATGCGATAACTCGGCTGCAAGGTGAGACAGCTGCAGCCGGCAGCGATGCATTTTATGTGGAATACCAAAGGGGACTCTTCAAATGGAAAGTCGGCGATCCAGAGTGGACATATACGGGATTGGTAGATGATAGCCAAGGGTATGATTACTGGAATGCTGGGAAATACAGAGGCGGATTCAAAACGGCGGTTTCGGGAGAAACAATCTATGTAGGTCAACGAGATGGCAGGTTGTTTCAGTCGCTTGATGAAGGACACAGTTGGCGGGACATTACATCCAGCCTGCCGCTGCGTTTCACGCACTTCAAAGAGATAACCTTTATAGGATCAACCCTCTACGTCTCAACAGACGCAGGGGTCTTAACTTCACAAACCGGCGCGCATTGGCAGGTGCTAACAGATAGCGCGGGCGCGCGCCCTACCATAGATAGATTTGCTACGGATGGTATCAAAGTTTATGGGACCGGCGAGGCGGGCGTCTATTGCTTGGATATCCGTAACCGATGGCAGAAGATTTCTTCAGAAAGTGTAAATGAAGTGATCTCTCTCGCTGTCATTAAAGATAGACTCTATAGTGCTGTTAATAGTCGTGGGATATTCCACATCTCGTTTGAGGAGTAG